The sequence below is a genomic window from Thermodesulfobacteriota bacterium.
TCTGGCCCTGGTGGTGGTCGTCCTCGGGACGGCGTTCGGGGCGTTCTAGGTAAGGGGGCGCTGTGAAAATCGTCTGGAGCGAGAAGCTCCGAGAACCGTACGACACCGACCCGGCGGCGGCCCTGGGCCGGCTCGACCCGGCCGTGGAAGCACTCGCCGGCTGGGCCGAGTGGGTGGAGCCCGTGCCCGCCCGCGAGGAGGACCTCCTGCGGTGCCACACCCGCCGGCACCTGGAGGAGGTGCGCCGGGAGGGGCTCTACGCGGCCGCCGCGCTGGCCGCCGGAGGCGCGATCCTCGCCGCCCGGCTCGCCCAGGAGGCGCCTTCCTTCGCCCTGGTGCGCCCCCCCGGACATCACGCCTCCCGGGACCGGGCCTGGGGCTTCTGCCATCTGAACAACCTGGCCGTGGCTCTGGCCGAGCGCTGGGCGGCCGGCCGGGTGCAGCAGGCCCTGGTGCTCGACGTGGACGTCCACTTCGGCGACGGCACCGCCGATGTCCTGGGAGGCGAGGGGTGGGTGCGGATCGTCAACCCCGGCGCGCCGTCCCGACAGGAGTACCTGCGCCAGGTGATCGAAGCCCTGGAGGAGTTCGCGGGGGACTGGATCGCGGTCTCCGCGGGGTTCGACCACCACAGCCTCGACTGGGGGGGCTTGCTCCACACCGAAGACTACGAGCTCATCGGCCTTCGGGTGGGCATCCGCGCCCGCGCCCTGGGGGGGCACGCCTTCGGGGTCCTCGAAGGCGGATACAACCCTCGCAGTCTGGCCGAGAGCCTTCGGGCCTTCTGCCACGGGTTGGAGCGCGGGTGGGAGAAGGGGGCCTCGGGCAGGGCCGACCGGGCGTAAGGATCCGATCGGCCGCTGGCGGCCTCACACCGGCTCGAGGACCGTGATCCTCTCCGGCTCCTGGAGCATGGGGCGGATCTCCCCCATGGCGACCCGGCGAGCATCCGAAGCGGCCCAGGCGTCCCATGCCTGCCGGGACGTCCACGTGGAGATGACCACGTAGCGGTTGGGGTCGTCGGCGTCGCGCCAGGACTCTCCCGAGAGGTATCCCGGTTTCTGCACCGCCACCAGGCGCGTGCGCCGCAGCGCCTGTTGGAAGTCCCCCATCAACCCCTCGGAAATCCGCCTCTCGATCAGCACGCGTACCATCGGGCACCTCCTTTCCGTCCGTGCCCGAACGGTACCGCGGGCCGTCGTCGTGTCAACGGCGCCGGGAGGCCATGATCCACCACCTGGGCGGCAAGCGGGGTCCGGGAGCCCCTACGCTCCGGTGACCAGGAAGGGCGAATGTCGCGGAGCCCAGGAGGGGCGGGAGCGACCGCCCCGCAGTCCGCGCTCATTGGACGGCGAGCCCTTCGCGGAACCGGCACACGCCGAGCTTTGTCGGTTTCCGCTGTCTGTGGCGGACCGGTCGATACGGTACGGGGCTACGCTCCGGGGCTCCCGGACCCTGCCCCGAAAAGAGGTGGTGAATTGGGGAGGGCACGAGCCTCCGGGGTCAGGACGCCTGCGCGGCAACAGGCCCGGGGCGGCGCTCCCGTGCCGCGTCCATTGGGACGAAAAGCTCGCGCAGTGGCCCGGGGAGGATTGGGTCGGTGGACCCTTACCCGGCCAGAACCCCACGCAGCGCCTCCCCGACGGCCTCCTCCTGCCACGCCTTGAGCTGGCCCGGCAGGGTCCCGGCGGCCTCCTCGGGGGGCAAGCGCGCCAGGCGCTCCAGGGTGGCGGAGTTGACCAGGAGGCCCGGTTCGATCCCGAGCCGGGCCGACGCCTCGGCGCGGACCTTTTTGAGACCCTTCAGGCGCTTTTCCTGGGCCGCGTCCAGGGGCGGACGGGGAGAAAAGGATGGGCGCGGGCACGCGTCGTCCGGGAGAGCCAGCGCCCGCTCCACGGCAGCCAGGATCTCGCCGGCCAGGCGCTGGAGCACGCCGGCTCCGGCCCGGGGGGTTTCCAGCACCTCCCGGCGCGAAGCGGGGGGCTTCTGAGCCCAGGCCAGGAGCACCTCTGCAGAGAGGACCTTGAAGGGTGGGCGGTCCCGCTGGCGCGCTTCCGCCTCGCGCACTTCCAACAGGGCCTGGAGCACCGCGAGCTGCCGGGGCGTGAAGCGCCCCGCCCCCTTCACGTCCAGGCACCAGGGACCCCGCTCGGGGCCGGGCTCGACCGCCTCCAGGAGTCGAAACTCCTCGGCCGCCCACTCCCGGCGCCCGAGCCGCGCCAACTCCGCGTTCAGCCTTTCCGCCAAGGCCAGAAGGTAGGCCGTATCCAGGGCCGCGTAAGCCAGGAGCTCGGGACCCAGGGGCCGCTCCGACCAGTCGGCCCGCTGATACTTCTTGTCGAGAGCCACCTCGAACTCCTCCTCCAGCAGCGCCGCAAGCCCCACCCGCTGCCGCCCGACCAGCTGCGCGGCGATCATCGTGTCGAAGAGGTTGCGCACGGCAAAACCGTACCCTCTCTTGAGGAGCCGCACGTCGTAGTCGCCCCCGTGGAAGACCTTGCGGATCCCGGGGTCTGCCAGCACCGGGCCCAAGCCCTCCAGGACCCGGTCTCCGGCCAGGGCGTCGAGCACGGTGTTGCCGGCCGGAGTGGAAACCTGGGCGAGGCAGACCTTCTCCCGGTAGCTGTGCAGGCTGTCCGCCTCGAAATCCAGGGCAACGAGCGGCTCGTCCCGCAGGGCAGCCAGGTAGGCCGCGAGCTCTGGCGGCGTGCGAAGGTAGGTATAGGGAACGGCGGTCATGGGGCTCCTCGGGTGGGCAGGGGTCGGATTGTCCCACGCGCCCCGCCGGCTTGCCAACCCGGTACCACGGATTTAGGTTACGCCCCGCCTTGAAGAACCACGTCGTTCCACCCCCCCGGCGGAGGAAAGGAGACAGACATGGCGACATGGGATCCCTACCGAGAACTGGAGAGACTGCGGGCAGAAATGGACCGGATCTTCGAGTCGGCCGCCCCGGCTCGGACCTGGACCCTGGGCTTCCTTCCGGGCACGTCGGCGCGCCAGTACCCCAGAGTCAACATCGCCGAAGGCCAGGACGGGTACGTCGTGGAGGCCCTGGCCCCGGGCGTCGATCCGGCCACCCTGGACCTGAGCGTCAAGGAGAACATCCTCACCATCTCCGGCGAGAAGAAGGCCCCGGAAGGGGTACGCCCCGAGGCCTTCCACCGGAGCGAGCGTTCCGCGGGCCGGTTCGTGCGGGCGGTGGAGCTGCCCGCAGACCTGGACCCGGAGAAGGTGAAGGCGGCGTACGCGGACGGCATCCTGCGGGTGACCCTGCCCAAGGCGGAGCAGGCCAAGCCCCGGCGCATCGAGATCGAGCTGGCGTGAGGAGGTGAGCCATGAACAACATCGAGAAGACCGTGCCGGAGCGCGGTGCAGAGATGAGCTCGGCCCAGGAAGTGACCCGGCAGCCCGACCGCTACGCCCTGCCGGCGGTGGACATCTACGAGGAGGAGGACCGGCTGGTGGTGCTCGCGGATCTTCCGGGGGTGGACAAGGACGGGCTCTCGGTCCAGGTGGAGCAGGGAATCCTCACCATCGAGGGACGCATCCGGCGCGACACCCCCGGCAACCTGGTCCGGAGAGAATTCGCCCTGGTGCCCTTCTTCCGGCAGTTTCGAGTCACCGAGGCCATCGACCCCCAGAAGATTCGGGCAGCCCTGAAGAACGGGGTGCTGCGCCTCGACCTCCACAAGGCCGAGAAGGCAAAGCCCCGGCAGATCCCCGTGGAAGTCTGAGCCGCCGCCCGCCGGCCGTGAAGCAAGGGGGGAGGAGGAACCAGGGTCCACCGCCTGGGTGGCGAGCGGGGTCCGGGAGCCCCGGCGCTCCTCCCCGCAATCCGCGACGGTAGAAGGGCGCGTCTGCGAGGGAGAAGGTGCGCCGAGCCTCACCGGTTTCGCTCGGGCTGCGGCGGATCGGTCGAGGCGGCACGGGGCTGCGCTCCGGGGCTCCCGGACCCCGCCCCAAAAATCTTGGTGGTGGATTCTCGGGGAACCTCCCCCCTGCTCTCTTTGTCGGGGGAACCCTTGAGTTTCCCGGCGAAACGGCCGATCTTTTCCCCCAGTCCCCGCGGCCAGGCTGCCTCCCCCGCGAGCTCCCCGGCCCGCCGGTTGTGCTGGCCGCGGCGGCATGATTTGTGTATCCTCGCACGAGACGTGGAACGGTTCCTGTTTCACCCCTTTGGAACTCCAAGGAGAAATCGCGTGAGACGCCTCGTCCCGTGGGCGCCCGCCCTGGCCCTGTTCCTGGTCGTCAGTCTGCTCTGGTCCGACAGGGGTCCGGCCCGGGCCGAGTTCGGCGGCCTGCCGGGCTACGCCGGGAGCGACGCCTGCGCCTCCTGCCACCCCGAGGTATTCGCCCAGTGGCGGCTCACGCCCCACGCGCGCATGCTGGTGGACGCGGTGCGCGATCCCTTCGCCATCCTCGCCACCGACTTCAACGACGACATCCCCTTCGACCGGGACGAGATCCTCTATTCGGTGGGGAGCCACTGGGTGCAGAAGTACCTCACCCGAATCAACGGGGTTCTCTACGTCCTCCCCAAGTACTGGAACATCCCCGAACGGCGCTGGGAGCCCTACAGCATCTGGAACTGGATGGAGCAGCCCTACAACGTCCACTGTGACGGCTGCCACACCGTGGGATTCGACCCCGCCACGGAGAGCTTCTTCGAGCCCGGCGTGGGCTGCGAGTCGTGCCACGGACCCGGCGAGCAGCACGTGAAGACCGGCGGGCGGCTCACGGCCATCGTCAACCCCTCCAACCTTCCCCCCGACCGGGCCATGATGGTCTGCATGGCCTGCCACACCGACGGGATGGAGACGACCACCAACATCTACCCGTTCCCCGTCGGGTACATCCCGGGCGACGACCTCGCCAACTTCTTCAGCGACTTCTTCATGCCCAAACCAAAGAGCAAGGCATGGTACTGGGGTACCATGGATTTTCGGGAGCGCACGCGCATGTGGTACTTCTTCCAATCGAAGTACTATTCGACCAACCGCGCCTGCGAAGTCTGCGGTTTCGACCGGGGCGTGAGCCATCAGAAAGAGCGGTACATGACGTCGAGCGAGTACTGCGGCACCTGCCACAAGTACCGCTACGAGAACTTCCTCGAGCATTCCGGCCACCGGCCGGAGAAGACGGAGTGCAACGACTGCCACGTGCCCACCATGGCCGAGCCGGGCAAGCGCTACTCCATCCACGACCACAAGTTCAACTTCAGCCAACCCCCGCCGGACTGCACCGTGTGCCACGAGCCGCAGGACGTGGCGGGGCGCGGCGACCAGTGCCGCCACGATCCGCCCGACTTCCGCCTGGGCCGGGTGAAGTACCCGCGCAACATGACGGTGGAAGAGGCCTGCGTGTACTGCCACAACGTGGAGCTCAAGGAGAACCGGGACCTGGGCTGGGCGCGGGAGGTCACCCCCCAGCTGGTGGACCGGTTCATCGTCCAGTAGAGGAACCCAGGCGACGCCTGGCCTTGCTGCGCGAGAAGGCCCCGCCCCGGCGGGGTTTTTTCGCCACGGCCCACGGGTCCTGCCGCGTGCGCCTTTTCCCGCACAGACCACAGGTTCCGCGCCTTTTGCCCCTGCGGGATCGGCACCCGGGGTCCGGCCCCAGGCGCTTCGGGGCCGGAAAGTCGAATGCCGTGGCGGTTGACGCCGACCCTCCCGCCGGGAGGGTCGCGGCACGTCCCTTGCTCTTCCCGCAGACGGGAGCGCGGGGCCGGCGCCGGTGATTGCTAAAGTTTTCACGTTCACGGGCCGAGACACACCCCTCATCGCCGCGCGGCGGTGAGGGAGCAGCCACACTCAGTGCCCGGGCGCCTCCCAGGGGGGCGGCCGGGACGGAACGAAGGGAGCAGCAGATGTCGGGTACTCAGGCGGTAGCGATGTTTCAGGATGTTCTGGATGGGGTCGCACGAACGGGGGAGCGCCGGGAGGTGGAAGCCGGCCAGGTGCCCGATCGGGAGACGTGGCAGCAGCTCGACAGCCGCGGCTGCGTGATCTGGGTGAACAAGGGGCGCTGGTGGGTGCTTCCGCCCGCGGGCACGGAAGAGCGCCCAGCCGCCTGACGTCAGACCCTCCCGGAAGGCGATGACCGAAGCCCCGCTGTGCGGGGCTTCGGTGCGTCTGGGGAGAAGCCCGCCCACCCAGGCCAACGCGGCCGCGGGGCATCGTTCGTAGGGGCGCACCGCGTGCGCCCGCCCTGAGGGACGACCGATACCCCCCTCGCGGGCGCACGCCGTGCGCCCCTGCGACTACCCGATCGAGATCCAAGTGGCGATCGATGGCGACGTGGCTATCGATTTGGAATGTACTTTGAGGCGCCGGAGGGGAGGCCCCCGGCCCGCCCATGCTCCGACGGTCTGAGGCCAAGCCTCTCTAGGGTTGGGAGGGGAGCCGGGGAAGGGTTTGCACGGCGCCCCCCGACCGGTATTCTGGTGCCTCGCGGCCCCCACCCTGGACCCCTTGCGGACCGAAGGCCCCATGCCCCCGGAACGTCCCGCTACGCCTCGGGAACCGTCCGATCCGCCGCCGGCACCCCGTCGCCGGCGCTGGCTGCGCCGCCTGCTCCTGGCGGGGGCGCTCCTGGCCCTGGTCTTCGTGACGGCGGTCGCCTTCCTCCCCCGGCTCCTCTCGACGCAGTGGTTCCGGTCCGTTGCGCTGCCTCGCGCCGGCGACGCCCTGGGGAGGCCCGTGGAGCTCGGGGAACTGCGACTGCGCTGGTCGGGCCATCTCCTGTTGCGGGAGCTCCGGGTGGCCGACCTGCCCGAGTTCTCCCCCGGGCCCCTCCTGAGCCTCGAGCTCCTGGAGGTCCGGGTGGACCCCTGGGCCCTCCTGCGCTCGCGCCTGCACCTGGACGTCGCCCTGGCGGGCCTGCGGGTGCGGGTGGTGCGCGACGCCGCCGGGCGCACCAACCTGGAAGCCCTGGCCGGGGAAGCCCCAACCTCCGGGCCGCCCGAGGCGCCCCCCCCTCGGCGGGAGCCGGCGGCCCCAGGGCCTCCCCTGCGGGAGACCTCGGTTCGGGTGCGGGCGGAAGGGATCGGGCTGGAGGTGGAGGACCGGTCCTCGGGCCGGGAGGCCGCCCTGGGAGACGCTTCCCTGCGCCTGGACTTGCCGGCCCTGGGGGCCCCCCTCACCGCGGCCTTCTCCGGGAGCCTCGCCGTGGATGGGGGAGAGCCCCTCGCGATCGGGGCGGACCTGGCGGTGGAACGCTACTGGGGGCCCGACGGCGCCCCGAGCCCTGAAACCGCGGCCCTGCGGGCGCGGGTCCGCTTTCCGGGCTTGGAGGCCTCCGTGGACGCCGACCTGGGAGCCGCCCGCGCCGACGGCAACCTGCGCCTGGACGTGGCCCGGGTGCTGGACGCAGCGGGGCCCTTCCTTCCCCCCGACCTCGCCCCGCAGGACGCTTCGGGCACCGTGACGGCGAGTCTTCGGGGCGGGGGCCGTCCTGGGGAGCCCCTTGTCTTCGGCGTGTCCCTGGAGGGAGCGGGCCTGCGCGTGGCCGGCCAGCCCCTGGGCGTCGGAAAGGGGGTGGGGCCGCTGGACGTGGCGGCCGAGGTCCGGGGCCGGGCCGACCCCGCCCGGGGCACCGCGGAGGTGGAGGAAGGGCGAATCTCGCTCCAGGAGGGCACGCGGCTCACCTGGCGTGCCCGTGCCGAGGGCCTGGGCACCGACGGGGCCCGCTTCGACGCCGCCCTGGGGCCGGCGGTCCTCGCCCTGGAGGAGCTCCTGGCCCTTGGGGCCGACTTCCTCCCGGAAGGGGTGGCCCTGGGCCTGGAGGACGGGCAGATCCGCCTGGCCCGGGCCGAGGTTCGGGGACCGGTGCCGGCCCAGGGAGCCGAGGACCTGGCCCACGACCTGCGGGTGGAGGGCTTGGAGGTGACCGCGGGGGCGTTCGAGGCCGCGGCTCCAGGGGCCAGGGCCCGGGGAAGGGGCTTTCGGTTCGGCGTCGAGACGCTGGATGCGGCGCTTCGCGACTTCCTCCCCCGGAGCGCCGCCTTCGGAGTTTCCCTCGCCCTGGAGGAACTGGAGGCCGCCGAGCCCCAGACCCTTCGCCTCGCCGGGCTCCGGGTCGAGGAGCTGCGGGGCTCGATCGCCGACGTCAGCCTGGGGCCGGACGGCCCCCTGGCCCGGGGAGAGCTGCACC
It includes:
- a CDS encoding histone deacetylase family protein codes for the protein MKIVWSEKLREPYDTDPAAALGRLDPAVEALAGWAEWVEPVPAREEDLLRCHTRRHLEEVRREGLYAAAALAAGGAILAARLAQEAPSFALVRPPGHHASRDRAWGFCHLNNLAVALAERWAAGRVQQALVLDVDVHFGDGTADVLGGEGWVRIVNPGAPSRQEYLRQVIEALEEFAGDWIAVSAGFDHHSLDWGGLLHTEDYELIGLRVGIRARALGGHAFGVLEGGYNPRSLAESLRAFCHGLERGWEKGASGRADRA
- a CDS encoding antibiotic biosynthesis monooxygenase, which gives rise to MVRVLIERRISEGLMGDFQQALRRTRLVAVQKPGYLSGESWRDADDPNRYVVISTWTSRQAWDAWAASDARRVAMGEIRPMLQEPERITVLEPV
- a CDS encoding HRDC domain-containing protein, whose translation is MTAVPYTYLRTPPELAAYLAALRDEPLVALDFEADSLHSYREKVCLAQVSTPAGNTVLDALAGDRVLEGLGPVLADPGIRKVFHGGDYDVRLLKRGYGFAVRNLFDTMIAAQLVGRQRVGLAALLEEEFEVALDKKYQRADWSERPLGPELLAYAALDTAYLLALAERLNAELARLGRREWAAEEFRLLEAVEPGPERGPWCLDVKGAGRFTPRQLAVLQALLEVREAEARQRDRPPFKVLSAEVLLAWAQKPPASRREVLETPRAGAGVLQRLAGEILAAVERALALPDDACPRPSFSPRPPLDAAQEKRLKGLKKVRAEASARLGIEPGLLVNSATLERLARLPPEEAAGTLPGQLKAWQEEAVGEALRGVLAG
- a CDS encoding Hsp20/alpha crystallin family protein — translated: MATWDPYRELERLRAEMDRIFESAAPARTWTLGFLPGTSARQYPRVNIAEGQDGYVVEALAPGVDPATLDLSVKENILTISGEKKAPEGVRPEAFHRSERSAGRFVRAVELPADLDPEKVKAAYADGILRVTLPKAEQAKPRRIEIELA
- a CDS encoding Hsp20/alpha crystallin family protein, whose product is MNNIEKTVPERGAEMSSAQEVTRQPDRYALPAVDIYEEEDRLVVLADLPGVDKDGLSVQVEQGILTIEGRIRRDTPGNLVRREFALVPFFRQFRVTEAIDPQKIRAALKNGVLRLDLHKAEKAKPRQIPVEV
- a CDS encoding multiheme c-type cytochrome, coding for MRRLVPWAPALALFLVVSLLWSDRGPARAEFGGLPGYAGSDACASCHPEVFAQWRLTPHARMLVDAVRDPFAILATDFNDDIPFDRDEILYSVGSHWVQKYLTRINGVLYVLPKYWNIPERRWEPYSIWNWMEQPYNVHCDGCHTVGFDPATESFFEPGVGCESCHGPGEQHVKTGGRLTAIVNPSNLPPDRAMMVCMACHTDGMETTTNIYPFPVGYIPGDDLANFFSDFFMPKPKSKAWYWGTMDFRERTRMWYFFQSKYYSTNRACEVCGFDRGVSHQKERYMTSSEYCGTCHKYRYENFLEHSGHRPEKTECNDCHVPTMAEPGKRYSIHDHKFNFSQPPPDCTVCHEPQDVAGRGDQCRHDPPDFRLGRVKYPRNMTVEEACVYCHNVELKENRDLGWAREVTPQLVDRFIVQ